One Psychrilyobacter piezotolerans DNA window includes the following coding sequences:
- a CDS encoding BCCT family transporter has product MKEKKNKPQKPQKPKFETDKLKGKTKLMHSRNISKWGFDFHPQVSIISGLLVLFFIGATLKDPTRVNEILSGVKSSITDNWNWFFIMSANIFLVFPVYLMFSKLGEVRLGGPKAKPEYTNFAWYSMLISAGMGIGLMFWSVGEPLYHATTKMPITDGNSIGEALGITFYHWGFHPWGIYALVALSLAFFAYNRGLPLSLRSVFYPIFKDRVFGWVGDIIDITAVISCLFGLATSLGFGSKQINAGLNFLLGVPQSPEVQVLIIIVITFIATVSVVSGIGKGVRILSELNMKVAAVFLILIIVLGPTLYMVRGFNNGLGFYLNNLISISFFTENGNKWQGSWTIFYWAWWISWSPFVGMFIARISKGRTVREFMLAILIVPTLLSFIWMSAFGGTALFQNSIDGGALLNAVNNNVATSLFAMIQNLEISSLFKMVLSTMGTFLVISFFVTSSDSGSLVVDNLTSGGKMDSPVPQRIFWAVMEGTIAAALLIAGGSEALSALQTGVILSGLPFTVMLLAMTYSLHIGLKNDFNKLKQYREDKLLNKIFNEKIHGEFEKIIK; this is encoded by the coding sequence ATGAAGGAGAAAAAAAATAAACCACAAAAACCTCAAAAGCCGAAATTTGAAACCGATAAACTAAAAGGAAAAACAAAATTAATGCATTCCAGGAATATTAGTAAGTGGGGGTTTGATTTCCACCCGCAGGTATCTATTATTTCCGGATTGTTAGTTTTATTCTTTATAGGAGCTACTTTAAAAGATCCTACAAGGGTCAATGAAATTTTGAGTGGTGTTAAAAGCAGTATAACCGACAACTGGAATTGGTTTTTTATAATGAGTGCTAATATATTTTTAGTTTTCCCTGTCTATCTTATGTTCAGTAAATTAGGAGAGGTTAGATTGGGAGGACCCAAAGCAAAACCGGAATACACTAATTTTGCGTGGTATTCTATGCTGATAAGTGCCGGAATGGGTATAGGTCTTATGTTCTGGAGTGTGGGAGAACCCCTTTATCACGCTACAACGAAAATGCCAATAACCGATGGAAATTCCATTGGAGAAGCTCTGGGTATAACTTTTTATCACTGGGGATTTCATCCATGGGGGATCTACGCTCTTGTAGCCTTATCTCTGGCATTTTTTGCATATAACAGAGGATTACCCCTTTCTTTAAGGTCTGTCTTTTATCCAATATTTAAAGACAGGGTATTTGGATGGGTAGGAGACATCATCGATATAACGGCTGTAATTTCATGCCTTTTTGGACTGGCTACTTCCCTTGGATTTGGATCAAAACAAATAAATGCAGGATTAAATTTTTTATTGGGGGTTCCTCAATCACCGGAAGTACAAGTTTTGATCATAATTGTAATCACATTTATAGCAACTGTATCTGTTGTTTCCGGGATAGGGAAGGGAGTCAGAATCCTTTCAGAATTAAACATGAAAGTCGCAGCTGTCTTTCTTATTCTGATTATAGTTTTAGGGCCGACTCTTTATATGGTAAGAGGTTTTAATAATGGACTGGGATTTTATTTGAATAACTTAATTTCAATAAGTTTCTTTACTGAAAATGGGAATAAGTGGCAGGGTTCATGGACTATTTTCTATTGGGCATGGTGGATCTCATGGTCACCTTTTGTAGGGATGTTTATTGCCAGAATTTCAAAAGGAAGAACAGTTAGAGAGTTTATGCTAGCCATTCTTATAGTGCCGACGTTATTAAGTTTTATCTGGATGTCTGCATTTGGCGGGACAGCTTTATTTCAAAACAGTATAGACGGCGGAGCTCTGCTGAATGCAGTCAATAATAATGTAGCTACATCATTGTTTGCTATGATTCAGAATTTAGAGATATCTTCACTTTTTAAGATGGTTCTTTCAACAATGGGAACATTCTTAGTAATATCATTCTTTGTCACTTCATCGGATTCAGGATCCCTTGTAGTTGATAACCTGACCTCTGGAGGAAAGATGGATTCCCCGGTTCCCCAGAGGATATTCTGGGCTGTAATGGAAGGAACCATAGCAGCAGCACTTTTAATTGCCGGTGGAAGCGAGGCATTAAGTGCCCTCCAAACAGGTGTAATTCTTTCAGGTCTGCCTTTTACAGTTATGCTCCTTGCAATGACTTATAGTTTACACATAGGTCTTAAAAATGATTTTAATAAACTTAAACAGTATAGGGAAGATAAATTATTAAATAAAATATTTAATGAAAAAATACACGGTGAATTTGAAAAAATAATCAAATAA
- a CDS encoding APC family permease — translation MANRNQEDNLKKEIGLGGAISISAGQIIGAGIVALTGIGIGMTGPSVVLAFILSAVITMIVGIPIAATGATIPTTGGNYRYTSRILSPQIGFFYLCLFIVGQITIALYALSFAEYFEGIIPGVPMKLVAAVILTILFLSNLTGAKKAAKLQSVMMGLLILSLGMFVVIGLPKVDYSIFTSGKEVLFTHGMSGFFKATALLTFATSGAIVIGEMGGEMKNPGRDIPIAILASTAVIGVVYALVSTVAVGILPLEQTAFQPLTNVAKTILPHSLFIVFIVCGAMVALATTLNATFSWVTKGLLIACHDGWLPEKLGEVNEKYGTPHWILTFFYIVGLIPIVTGMSLEFISSLGNAAIQIANILPLIAAVVLPYKYKDLYEKSPLKLPKWLIKVLVVCAVVLQCVQGYFLLADKSANIFVVAGVYILLAFAYSKFLYKKGSISFQREF, via the coding sequence GTGGCGAATAGAAATCAAGAAGATAACCTTAAGAAAGAAATAGGGCTTGGTGGAGCAATCAGCATTTCCGCAGGACAAATCATTGGGGCTGGAATCGTGGCGTTAACTGGAATCGGAATTGGTATGACAGGACCAAGTGTTGTTTTGGCATTCATTCTGTCTGCTGTGATCACCATGATTGTTGGAATACCTATAGCGGCTACTGGAGCAACTATACCTACTACAGGTGGAAACTATCGATATACAAGTAGAATTTTATCGCCACAGATTGGGTTTTTCTATCTCTGCCTGTTCATTGTGGGTCAGATTACTATTGCATTGTACGCACTTTCATTTGCAGAATACTTTGAAGGTATCATCCCGGGAGTTCCTATGAAATTGGTAGCAGCTGTCATTTTGACTATTCTCTTTCTTTCAAATTTGACAGGAGCTAAAAAAGCGGCTAAATTGCAATCTGTCATGATGGGACTTCTAATCTTGTCATTAGGAATGTTTGTTGTTATTGGTTTGCCGAAAGTCGATTATTCAATATTCACAAGTGGTAAAGAAGTGCTATTTACTCATGGCATGAGTGGTTTCTTTAAAGCGACTGCACTGTTGACATTTGCCACTAGTGGAGCGATTGTCATTGGAGAAATGGGTGGAGAGATGAAAAACCCAGGAAGGGATATCCCTATTGCAATTCTGGCATCTACAGCTGTCATTGGGGTAGTGTATGCTTTGGTATCCACTGTAGCTGTTGGTATCCTTCCGTTAGAACAAACTGCATTTCAACCTCTGACTAATGTGGCAAAGACAATACTTCCGCATAGCTTATTCATTGTATTTATCGTATGTGGAGCTATGGTAGCATTGGCTACCACTTTGAATGCAACATTCTCATGGGTTACCAAAGGTTTGCTGATCGCCTGCCATGACGGTTGGTTGCCTGAGAAATTAGGAGAAGTTAATGAAAAATATGGAACACCGCACTGGATCTTGACGTTCTTCTATATCGTCGGCTTGATACCGATTGTAACGGGAATGTCTTTGGAGTTCATATCCTCGTTGGGGAATGCCGCAATTCAAATTGCAAACATATTGCCATTGATAGCAGCAGTTGTCTTGCCATATAAATACAAAGATCTGTATGAAAAATCACCACTTAAATTACCTAAATGGTTGATCAAAGTTCTTGTGGTTTGCGCGGTCGTGCTCCAGTGTGTCCAAGGTTACTTCCTACTGGCTGACAAATCGGCAAATATATTTGTTGTTGCTGGAGTATATATTTTATTAGCATTCGCATACAGTAAGTTTCTATATAAAAAAGGGTCCATTTCTTTCCAAAGAGAGTTTTAA
- a CDS encoding MalY/PatB family protein, whose translation MKKYDFDEVLQRRNTSSVKWDFFNVNEGDTGEILALSIADMDLPCAEPILEALTNRVDKKIFGYSKPDETFYDSIISWHKRRFGFEIEREQMVNSPGVVPALATLVRMLTKEREGVIIQNPVYYPFSSLVVENNRELLVNELVNNDGYYTMDYEDLEEKAKDPNTKMFIFCSPHNPVGRVWTREELQRVIDICIENDVYLVSDEIHCDLVRENVKHTPIGSLTNHEKAITCLAASKSFNLAGLQMSTILLKTPELRKQWDYEHFSKSCMFGSGVFGIEGTKAAYNYGEDWLNQVNEYIDGNLAFVDSFLKEHLPEAIYIIPEGTYFTWIDLRAYGFNAKELEDMMVNKAKLILDEGYIFGKQGEGFERLNVACSRTILEECLIRMKNVILSSMK comes from the coding sequence ATGAAAAAGTATGATTTTGATGAGGTACTTCAAAGACGTAACACGAGTTCGGTAAAATGGGATTTTTTTAATGTTAACGAAGGTGATACTGGGGAGATATTAGCCCTATCGATTGCAGATATGGATTTACCATGTGCAGAGCCAATATTGGAAGCATTGACAAATAGGGTTGACAAGAAGATATTCGGTTATTCTAAACCTGATGAGACATTTTATGATTCAATTATATCTTGGCATAAACGTCGTTTTGGTTTTGAGATAGAAAGAGAACAGATGGTGAATTCGCCAGGTGTTGTACCGGCACTAGCTACGTTGGTACGTATGTTAACTAAGGAAAGGGAAGGTGTGATCATTCAAAATCCTGTGTATTATCCTTTTTCCAGTCTTGTAGTCGAGAACAACAGGGAACTACTTGTGAATGAACTTGTGAACAATGATGGTTACTACACAATGGATTATGAAGATTTAGAAGAAAAAGCTAAGGATCCAAATACAAAAATGTTTATTTTCTGCAGTCCGCACAATCCTGTAGGCAGAGTGTGGACACGTGAAGAATTACAAAGAGTAATTGACATTTGTATTGAAAATGATGTTTATCTTGTATCTGATGAGATTCATTGCGACTTAGTAAGAGAAAACGTGAAGCATACGCCAATAGGAAGTTTAACTAATCACGAAAAGGCGATCACATGTCTTGCTGCAAGCAAGTCCTTCAATTTGGCCGGCCTGCAAATGTCTACCATATTGCTCAAGACTCCGGAATTGAGGAAACAATGGGACTATGAACATTTCAGCAAAAGCTGCATGTTTGGATCGGGAGTTTTTGGTATTGAAGGGACCAAAGCCGCATATAACTATGGAGAAGACTGGCTGAATCAGGTGAATGAATATATTGACGGAAATTTAGCATTTGTTGATTCGTTTCTTAAAGAGCATTTACCGGAGGCTATATATATTATTCCTGAAGGTACGTACTTCACCTGGATTGACTTGAGAGCATATGGTTTCAATGCTAAAGAGCTGGAAGATATGATGGTCAATAAGGCCAAACTGATACTTGATGAAGGCTATATATTTGGAAAACAGGGAGAAGGTTTTGAACGTTTGAATGTTGCTTGTTCAAGAACTATCTTGGAAGAATGCCTGATACGAATGAAGAATGTTATTTTAAGTAGTATGAAATAG
- a CDS encoding MarR family transcriptional regulator, with protein MNKLYYFSHVFQKYEAIPKIYNTETKLYMKEVHTLEKVFDNEGITTSEIATIEKVTQSAVSQKINKLETKGFIEKKRNPDEYKKINLFTTETGKSVCKDHKKHDKSIYMSLIQQLHLDEFNDNEKMLNKFIEILDTISSDMQKNVERLKKLKE; from the coding sequence ATGAACAAATTATATTATTTTTCCCACGTATTTCAAAAATATGAGGCCATCCCCAAAATTTACAATACCGAAACAAAATTGTACATGAAAGAGGTCCATACATTAGAAAAAGTTTTTGATAACGAAGGCATTACAACCAGTGAAATTGCCACAATTGAAAAAGTCACCCAAAGTGCAGTTTCACAGAAAATCAATAAGCTGGAAACCAAAGGATTCATTGAGAAAAAAAGAAATCCGGATGAATACAAGAAAATCAATTTATTCACCACTGAAACAGGTAAAAGTGTGTGTAAAGACCATAAAAAACATGATAAATCAATCTATATGAGTCTTATACAGCAACTTCACCTTGATGAATTCAATGACAACGAAAAGATGCTTAATAAATTCATCGAAATTCTGGATACCATTTCAAGTGATATGCAGAAAAATGTAGAGCGTTTGAAAAAACTAAAGGAGTAG
- a CDS encoding vWA domain-containing protein: protein MKKDYHEVICIIDRSGSMDEIKSDAIGGFNYFVKSQKEFEGETALSLILFNDNYNVVYDGKDIKEVPVLDEKNYIPNGRTAMLDAIGTTIDRVGERLYKTPEAERPEKVIVATLTDGLENASKEYSYQQIAVKVKLQQEMYNWEFIFLAANQDAVVAAEKIAIKQEDAVNFEASSKGTHEAFNLMGKMVSHKRRKNKRRKK from the coding sequence ATGAAAAAGGATTATCATGAAGTAATATGTATAATTGACCGTTCCGGGTCTATGGATGAAATCAAAAGCGATGCTATAGGAGGATTTAATTATTTTGTGAAATCACAAAAAGAATTTGAAGGTGAAACTGCCCTTTCCCTTATTCTGTTCAACGATAACTACAATGTTGTATATGATGGGAAAGATATAAAAGAAGTCCCCGTATTAGATGAAAAAAACTACATACCAAATGGGAGAACCGCTATGCTTGATGCTATAGGTACAACCATAGACAGGGTAGGGGAGAGACTTTATAAAACCCCAGAAGCAGAAAGACCGGAGAAGGTAATTGTTGCTACCCTTACAGATGGTCTTGAAAATGCCAGTAAGGAATATAGTTACCAGCAGATAGCTGTTAAGGTGAAGTTACAACAGGAAATGTATAACTGGGAGTTTATATTCCTGGCAGCAAATCAAGATGCAGTGGTGGCAGCTGAAAAAATTGCCATAAAACAGGAAGATGCCGTTAATTTTGAAGCAAGTTCTAAAGGTACACATGAAGCCTTCAACCTTATGGGAAAAATGGTTTCCCATAAAAGAAGAAAAAATAAAAGAAGAAAAAAATAA
- a CDS encoding sulfite exporter TauE/SafE family protein codes for MEFMYIGAALFFSTFVQGFTSFGFSLVAIPLLSLFLDTKLIIIITVTYSLVINCIIIKKYYRDTNLKKILPLLISAIIFTFVGVSYLQTIDEYILTLVIGILLVIIGFINNFGIRFSLKKPENYYLPVGAVSGVLNGIGGIAGPPVLVFLSNIDLNRSQFKATLSSYFLTLNVVTILTYIYKGFYTPENLNIIWTYLPCVVVGTAIGVYTSTKVEEKLFKKIINLAIPVMGLNIVWKLLG; via the coding sequence ATGGAATTTATGTATATTGGAGCAGCCTTATTTTTTTCAACCTTTGTTCAGGGATTTACTAGTTTTGGGTTTTCTCTGGTAGCAATTCCATTACTTTCACTATTTTTAGATACTAAGTTAATCATAATTATAACTGTGACCTACAGTCTTGTAATAAACTGCATCATCATTAAAAAATACTACAGGGATACTAATCTGAAAAAGATCCTTCCCCTGTTAATTTCAGCAATTATTTTTACCTTTGTAGGAGTATCCTACCTTCAGACTATAGATGAGTATATTTTGACCCTGGTTATCGGGATATTGCTGGTAATAATAGGGTTCATCAATAACTTCGGAATAAGGTTTAGTTTAAAAAAGCCAGAGAACTACTACCTCCCTGTAGGGGCAGTTTCCGGAGTTTTAAATGGAATCGGCGGAATCGCAGGACCACCGGTCCTTGTATTCCTGTCCAATATAGATTTAAACAGATCCCAGTTTAAGGCAACACTGTCATCTTATTTTTTGACTCTAAATGTGGTAACTATCCTTACCTATATCTACAAGGGATTTTATACCCCTGAAAATCTCAATATTATTTGGACATACCTTCCCTGTGTAGTTGTTGGTACTGCCATAGGGGTGTATACCTCAACAAAGGTAGAGGAGAAATTGTTTAAGAAGATAATTAATCTTGCTATACCGGTGATGGGATTGAATATAGTCTGGAAGTTACTTGGATAG
- the sixA gene encoding phosphohistidine phosphatase SixA produces MNMYFVQHGIALAKEADPDRPLSPEGRREVECISAYLKKMGVTASRICHSGKTRAEETAQIFSDQIGDGSIYKLLGMEPKDSVKVFATLLESNDTMYVGHLPHMEKLISYLTTGNEDAGVVKFANGGVVCIGSDGENFYIEWYLKPAICNV; encoded by the coding sequence ATGAATATGTATTTTGTGCAGCATGGTATAGCCCTGGCAAAAGAAGCAGACCCAGATCGTCCACTGTCCCCAGAAGGACGAAGGGAGGTAGAGTGTATCTCGGCCTACCTGAAAAAGATGGGAGTTACTGCCAGCAGAATCTGTCATAGCGGTAAAACAAGGGCAGAGGAAACTGCTCAGATCTTTTCGGATCAAATTGGAGACGGCAGCATATACAAACTATTAGGGATGGAGCCTAAAGATAGTGTTAAAGTGTTCGCTACCCTCCTGGAATCAAATGATACAATGTATGTGGGACATCTACCCCATATGGAAAAACTGATTTCCTACCTGACCACCGGCAATGAAGATGCAGGTGTGGTTAAGTTTGCAAATGGTGGTGTCGTCTGCATCGGGAGCGATGGTGAAAACTTCTATATCGAATGGTACTTAAAACCAGCCATATGCAATGTCTAA